The sequence below is a genomic window from Wyeomyia smithii strain HCP4-BCI-WySm-NY-G18 chromosome 1, ASM2978416v1, whole genome shotgun sequence.
TGAATGTAGAAATAGTTTTATTTGCGGTGTAGTTGAGGGCTTTTACGGCCGCCCGTGGACAACTGAGCAGCGTAAAGACTTATTCAGAAAAATGAAACAATGGGGAATGGACTCTTACGTATACGCTCCAAAAGACGACTACAAGCATCGAGCATATTGGAGAGAATTGTATACAGTAGAAGAGGCAGACCATCTAACAGGCTTGATTACTGCTGCCCACGAACAGAATATTAATTTCTACTATGCTCTTTCACCAGGGTTAGATATAACGTACAGCAATAGTAAGGAAGTTGCGGTTCTCAAACGTAAATTAGACCAAGTATCACAATTTGGTTGCAGAGCATTTGCATTATTATTTGATGACATAGAACCAGAAATGTGTAAATCGGATAAGGAAGtatttcaaagttttgcttATGCCCAGGTATCGGTTACAAATGAAATCTACAATCACCTCAATTGCCCTCGTTTTCTGTTCTGCCCCACGCAATACTGCAGTTCAAGGGCAGTTCCTACGGTGAAGCAATCAGAGTATCTAAACACGTTGGGCTCAAAACTTATACAAAAGATTGACGTTATGTGGACTGGTCCAAAAGTTATTTCCAAGTTACTAACTGTAGAATGTATTCAAGAAATTACGGAAGTTTTGAAACGTCCCCCCGTTATTTGGGATAATCTGCATGCCAATGACTATGatcaaaaacgtgtttttcTTGGTCCTTATTCAGGTCGCTCACCGGAGTTGATTCCCTTATTACGCGGAGTAGTTACTAATCCTAACTGTGAATTCCATGCTAATGCCATTGCTATTCAGACGCTGGCATTTTGGAGTAAGTGCAGCGCTGATACGAAAATAAGTTCCTCGATATCATCGGATGTGAAATTAGAAACGGAAAACGAGGAAGGAATATGTCAGGAAGACGCTCCAGCTTTTTTGTCGAAGAATGTATATCATCCGAGACTTGCCTTGAAGAACGCAATCGCCAATTGGCTGCCGGAATTTTATCACGAGAAAGAAGCTTGGGGACCTATTTGTAAACCTCAACCTGCCGTCACAAGTGAGTTACTTAAGACCAATATATATTTTGATAacgatttatttttctttattagTGGTTATGCCCATTATTCCCATCATACCATCAGTGAATACCTGCATGACGTTAACTTCAACCAATACTACAACTACAACGAGTGCAAATCCACTGCCAGTTCCGGAAGTCAATACTACACAATTGCAGCTGTTTGCCGATGTTTGTAGTACTGTTACAAGCACTACAGAAAATGTACCCGCCCCTATAATGAATTCATTGGTATCGGCGACCAAAGTAATTACTAACGAGTCGCTGCCAAACCCCGTAGCTGCAGCAGTTAATAATATGGCAATTCCTGCAACAATTCCAGTTTCCAGTATACCGATGCCAATAATGTGCATTAAGCCGGCATGCGAGACGACTGACTGTGAAGATCTGTCCAGCAAGAAATTGACCATGGTGGAACAGATAAACGAAGTTGCTTGTTCCAGGGATGTTGAACCTCTGGAAGAGGACGCAGTGATAGAAAACGATTTAGAACAAAAACAGTTGGACGAATCGGCTGAAAAACGGAAATCAATTTCTTCCGACATTCCTTTACTGGTTGACGAAGAGTTCAAGGAAGAGCTTGAAGCGGAAGTTAAGAAACTTAAAGAACCCGAAAGTTCTGAATTGCGCATGTTTGACGACGCGGAGGACCGAGGAGATTCTGAAGTTAAAATGTTAGATTTAGAAGATAACGAAATAAAAATGACGGACGCTAGTGAAGGAGAAGAGAAAATGACAGTAAGCGAAGAGGTTGTGGTGAATCAAATAAAAATCAACATTGGAGATGATGATGTTAAAGTTGAAGAAGTGTTCAGCAATAGTAATTTGTGCGCTTCGTCCGCTGGGGTCTGTGCTGAGCCTATGGAATGTGGAAGCAATCTTACTTCGCCTAAACATACGATGAAAACGCACTTCGACGATGTTATGATGTCAGAAACAACATCGGTAATTGCACGCTTATCTTTGATAGTAGTTCTCAATCTTGATTGAAAGTTGGTAGacttttctttatttaaaatttattgatttaaaGGATCGTATTACAGAAGCTTCGATGAGCAATTCGTCTCATTTGAAATACATGGTCGAGTCGAGTCTACTCGACTTCTGTAATAGGGCCCATTATGATACAGAATATATAACCAGAAACATATTTGGAGTTTTAAACTTAACATGTCCTCAAAATCATAAACTTCCTTTAAAATATGACACACTAAATATAGAACGCTGAACTAACGAAATAAACCTGTATATTTTCACAGACCTGCTCTGGTGTTATGCAAGTAGAGAGTTCCGATACTTCGTTAACATCGAATGCAGAAATGGTAGACGATAAGTATGCATTATGAAAGTAATTGCAAATTAGTTGTAGTAATTTTGttcatatttatgtatttttagaAGCAGCAGCGATAAGGACATAACAACTGCCGACATCATACTACTGTGTGATTTATTTTACCTTCCATTCGAACATGGAAGTAAAGCTTTACAACTGCTATCAGAATTTTACTGGCTCAAAACTAACGCAAGTGTTCTTTGCAAGCGTAATCGAAAACACTTAACAGACGCAACCACCATAGCTGTTTCTACTAGAGGCTCGCATCCGGATCCCCGGAGTGGTGAATGCTGTCAAGTGAATGGTGCAGTTTCTCCTTCTGCAGAAATTAAACACGGTTGTAATAGGAGCGAAGTACAGGAATGGTTGCGCCGGTCCGAATCGTTCGAAAACTTATGTCAAAGTATTTTCCAAATGGCTCGAAAAATAGCACGATGTCCAAACAAAGAGCTGTGCTACGATTTGTTTTCTTACGTGTGGGACATTGCAGCTGTTTTGTCTCTGCTTAGTGCATTCGTTAAATGGCTTGCACTAGGTCATTTTCCAAGCAATATCAATTCATACACGCAAGGTGGATATACAtgtaagttaaaaaaaaaacactacgtTATTTAAAAGCTTTAGAGTGTAGGACTTTGTTGAAAACTATACTCTTGAgtgttttcaaccaaaataaCCTGGACACGTAGGAattcaatagatttttttggaataaacttcgcacacgtatttggcttgcACGATCGATACTTTTTAGAATGCCCTAAGAAGGACTAAGAAGGCAGACACCTATAGTACTATTATAGATCAGAAACCTTTGGTTGTACGGAAATCTGTTTAAGAGTAGATTATAGTGAAATAATAACGCTTTACAAACAAAATACACACTgttaaaacatttaaaaaaaaaaaacaacacaaaactttttcatattttgtGTGGAAATGAAATTAAACATAGTTTGCAGTTGAAATCGAAGTGAAAATTTAGGCAAGTGGAAAAACATAGATTTTTATAAGAAAAATCAGTCACAAAACCCCGGCTgtggttttaaatattttgctaGGATACAGTTTGCAGTTCACGCGAAACATAATCCACGAGTTTACGCTTTGAGTGGAGTGAATGTTGACCGGAATTATCAGAGTATAAACACATAGCAAAGTCAACTCTTCGCTGGTTGTGTGTGCATGCCTGAGAAAGTAAACTTAGGTGAAAGAGAAACCAACCATGACCTTcaatttcgctggatcgaattacCTCATAATTCATAGCAGTTTTTTTGTTGCTacgaaaacagttttgtttttctcttatTCTCTAAAATCTGTTAAGCGGCATTCCTAACCTTTGTTACGAATCTTGAGTACTTTGAACTTTGTGACTGCTATGCTTTTTTGAAATAGCTTAATGCTTGGTTGTCGCGTGTTTGCATATTTTTCGCTATTAATACAGATTCATATATGTATACCTACTACCATTTTTCACCAACATCGAGAATCTGATCACTCTTCAATAGGACGCAATTCTTGTGATAGAACCTGCTAAGTGCCAATATATAATATCGTTGGTTTCGTgtaacactggcacaactcaaaaatcatagtttcgagaaaaacgcgtttgaaaatttgcgtcgaaattctattttccgattttcaagaaaactttgaagtttaagattaccaatcctcacttaacacttttaggtctattatgcacatattacgagcacgttgtccaagttaaaacattatttttactaactttatggaaaaatttcgatttgtgcagcaaaggcacttcttctcataactctggattttttggGATTTTCGAAACGAGGTTTCGTGGTATGAAACTTaactatacactaaggtcgctttttacgcggtttttttacgcgattttttttttacgcggatcccggaatttacgcgattttttacgcggattccggaatttacgcgttttttcacgtgaattccggaatttacgcggtttattttacgcggattccggaatttacgcggtattttttttgcgcggatttcggtttccctttactcggaatgcagaactaatgctgttttttttacgcggattccggaattttcgcgttttttttacgcggattccggaatttacgcgtttttttacgcggatcccggaatttacgcggattccggaatttacgcggttttttttacgcggcatgtattccccgcgtaaaaagcgactttagtgtatttcacatcgtttgccatcaataactcaaacatgcaaaattttgagttgtgccagtgttgcaagAAGCCGACGATATGCCGTGTTCGTTTTTGCGACTATGTTACACCGTTTACTTATCAGGAAAAGGGTTATAATCTTACAACTAACTAAATTGCTAATTTATTGACTATAGAAACAGCTAATCGTAGCAAAtcacagggtggccactctaccgggaaaaacgggaaaaagcTGGGAATTccaaatcaccgggaaaaaaagACGGGAtaaccgggaaattaggcttttcgccgggaaaatcgagaTCCTGCATGTCTGccgtttcatttgttcaacaatttcTGACGAAATGTCAACGTAAAATTCTGTAATTTTCTTTGCATAATGATCTCATTGGCTTGATTCTGTCAGTTATGGAAAAGCTGTTTGTTGGTTTCAGATAAAGTCAGCAACCGCTTCGTAGCAAGATCTGCGTTGAATAAAATCAAGCTTGATcagggaaataaaaaaaaaacatttaaaaacttgTGGACTcaagcaaaaattatttttaaaaaaaggagCTCATAGTTATCGAATTTATGAAAAACTGTCATTATTTTGTTCAGAAATACATCCAAATTGCTTTTTACACAGTTTTTGCTGTGATTTTTGACACGTTTTTTACGGCGAATTTCGGGATTATTGTGGTCTATCATTCGGATTTCCAGAAAAAGTCGCGTTCTATTcttatttgttttaaataatatttttttcatgttcGGGTCTGAGAAAATCTCTCATACATGCCATTGGCCCCAGCTCGAAAACTTTGTAAGTCCCAGAATCGatgtttctcgaaaaaaaaattggtttgagATGACAGACCTCGTGCATTTCTAAGACgtttgtcataaaaaaataacagttGCATGTGCAATTTTGGATTGGTTATTTTAAGGCTCTTCTTCCCTAAGTCTGAGATTAAATTATGCATGAGGACTTTtttgagaagacaaaacttttaagCCCTAACGCAAAACGAAGTTCGATGGTTAAATTCATTGACACTCTAAAACAGAGGCATTGCAAACTCAAAACCAGGTTTACAGAGAGTAAAAGCAGGACTCAAGAAAGCACGAGAAGGCGAAGATTGTCAACGACTTGGACATAAAAAGGGCAAAAATTGTGCAAGAGGTCTCTAAAGCGAagaagaagaaatatttttcattatttcataTCACTATTTGGCAAGGATGAATGAACACGTGAACACGGCAAGGACATAAATGAACAcgtgaaaattaaataaatttcatcgggaaaaccgggaaaaaccgggaaatcgaaaatcgattttgagtggccaccctgaattcaggattgcaacggtttttatcgAAAATTGGAAATAGTTTTATTTAGCATGGCTTGAACGACCGAAATTacctttgtgaattttgaaccttatgatttttcagtttttcgtaAGTTTTTTCCCGTAATTTTAGAAAAGATGAGTCATATggaacgttacttattgttgcATAAAGTGGCGAGGGGGCTCGAAAtctacatttttcgtgttacgtaGTTTGTATACGGCGTCTGATTAACGAGAAAGGTACACTTTTATAAGTAATTTCAATTTGTCAAACTGAAATtgattaaatattaaaaacgaATGCTTTCACAAAGCCTTATGGTTTAAAATGAGCACGAGAAACATTTTTGGTTTTATTCGAAATTTGgtgtttatttaaaattttgttcgttCATAACAAAATTTTATCTCAGTGCATTTTATTCACATAGAATTATTAGTTCTCTATAACTTATTCCTAAATGATTTTTCGTTAAAGGTTTCTTAGATGCAATGGTTTGAATAAAGTGTATTCTAGACTACATTTGGCTCTTGAGCACACCAGATCAATACTGGGTCAGAAtcaagcgaataaagaagggtttggCAGCAGTTAGGTTGGCTACAGGTCGAAACTAGGTGTGCTGGTAGTAATTCACTTTATGTAGGAGCTACCACGTGGctgatttcaaattttcaaaggcacaacaGTCGGAAATAATTAATGCGTCACCTAAATGTTCCCATCACCCTAATGTTCTTATCACCCCAAACAAACACGAGAATCTGGTCATTTGTAGCTCCTACACCCTTCCGCCTTAAAATATTGATTTACTAACAATACAATTAGGTATAGATTATAGCCTTGATAACAATTCATCAGTGTAGTTCTATTTTACAGGGTTCAGTAAAGGCTGGAAGGAGACCTTCATGTCCGGAGATCAAGAACCATGGGTTTTTCGTGGCGGACTAGTAGCAGACTTGCAACGCCTTATCCCACTTGATGCAGGCAATGACTTGTTTTTATATAAACTGCCCGAAACGTCCGCCGTAAATTTGTACACCATTCGCCCCTATGTACACTCTGACGAGGAAAGTGTTTACGCAGTGTGCCAGCGTACTATGAAGGATGGTGATGATTCGAATGACAAACTGCCTGACGGGTTTAGAAATGTTTTAGGGGATCGGTACGTAGGGCCATTTTTAACCCTTGCTCCTCAATTTTGCATGGTGATCGAGGATAATAACCTTGGTGTAATTGGATACGCATGTGCAGCCCTGGATACAAAGACATTTATTCGTAATCTTGAGCTTTGCTGGATACCCGAGATGTGTATAAAGTATCCAGTATCAATGGTAGAAGATGTTGCAAACCAGAAAAAAGATACCGTCAAAGCAGCTCAAACCACATTATCACAGATGGTTCGCAATAGTATTATGTACTTCAATAACTTCAGTAGTGAATACCCTGTAAGTGTCATCAACTCGCATCCATCAGTTATGTGCTGTCGAATACTCAAATCTCATCTGGCAGAAGACGAAACAATTTGCAAACGCGTTGTGACTGTTTTATTGGCAGCGTTGCGTTCAAATGGACCCTCTTTTGGTGTACACGTTTGCATTAACCGATCTGATCGGTTTCTTTATCAATTCTATTCAAAGCTGGGCTTTGTTGAAATCTACAGAGATGAGAGTGATTCCAATATGTATTTGGGAAGAAATTTTTGATAGCCGCATTTCTTACTCCGTTTTTTTATTATACTACAGTCATTGACAAGAGAAACGAAATTTCAACTATACTATCAGCAAGTATGAGCAGCTTAGTATAAATTGCTTATACTTGTCATTTCACGTGGTCATGTAATAATTTggaatagttaaaaaaaaataaatatttaattttattaaaacagGTTTAGTTTTTGCAAATACTATAAAAAATATGGTTATGATAGATAAATAAAATATCACAAATATCCTTTGAGAGTAACATGCATGAATTATCTAAT
It includes:
- the LOC129717444 gene encoding protein O-GlcNAcase — translated: MAEPVVKSSDLQQKTSSEDVDLFNKSPVDTGSESECRNSFICGVVEGFYGRPWTTEQRKDLFRKMKQWGMDSYVYAPKDDYKHRAYWRELYTVEEADHLTGLITAAHEQNINFYYALSPGLDITYSNSKEVAVLKRKLDQVSQFGCRAFALLFDDIEPEMCKSDKEVFQSFAYAQVSVTNEIYNHLNCPRFLFCPTQYCSSRAVPTVKQSEYLNTLGSKLIQKIDVMWTGPKVISKLLTVECIQEITEVLKRPPVIWDNLHANDYDQKRVFLGPYSGRSPELIPLLRGVVTNPNCEFHANAIAIQTLAFWSKCSADTKISSSISSDVKLETENEEGICQEDAPAFLSKNVYHPRLALKNAIANWLPEFYHEKEAWGPICKPQPAVTMVMPIIPIIPSVNTCMTLTSTNTTTTTSANPLPVPEVNTTQLQLFADVCSTVTSTTENVPAPIMNSLVSATKVITNESLPNPVAAAVNNMAIPATIPVSSIPMPIMCIKPACETTDCEDLSSKKLTMVEQINEVACSRDVEPLEEDAVIENDLEQKQLDESAEKRKSISSDIPLLVDEEFKEELEAEVKKLKEPESSELRMFDDAEDRGDSEVKMLDLEDNEIKMTDASEGEEKMTVSEEVVVNQIKINIGDDDVKVEEVFSNSNLCASSAGVCAEPMECGSNLTSPKHTMKTHFDDVMMSETTSTCSGVMQVESSDTSLTSNAEMVDDKSSSDKDITTADIILLCDLFYLPFEHGSKALQLLSEFYWLKTNASVLCKRNRKHLTDATTIAVSTRGSHPDPRSGECCQVNGAVSPSAEIKHGCNRSEVQEWLRRSESFENLCQSIFQMARKIARCPNKELCYDLFSYVWDIAAVLSLLSAFVKWLALGHFPSNINSYTQGGYTWFSKGWKETFMSGDQEPWVFRGGLVADLQRLIPLDAGNDLFLYKLPETSAVNLYTIRPYVHSDEESVYAVCQRTMKDGDDSNDKLPDGFRNVLGDRYVGPFLTLAPQFCMVIEDNNLGVIGYACAALDTKTFIRNLELCWIPEMCIKYPVSMVEDVANQKKDTVKAAQTTLSQMVRNSIMYFNNFSSEYPVSVINSHPSVMCCRILKSHLAEDETICKRVVTVLLAALRSNGPSFGVHVCINRSDRFLYQFYSKLGFVEIYRDESDSNMYLGRNF